A window of Cherax quadricarinatus isolate ZL_2023a chromosome 53, ASM3850222v1, whole genome shotgun sequence genomic DNA:
TCCCATGTTTAAAGCTAAAAGCTATAGCTAGGTTAGTAACTTAAATCTTTACTGAGCTTGCTATGTATTATACTAATAAAATGTATCCTTAACCTGTTTATAGGCCCCTAAACGTAATGTTATCGCCAAACTGCCATACTAAGTTAATTGATTAAAATTtatcagcgctgtatagcccttatggcttagcgcttcttttggatTATAATAAAATTTGTCATAAATCGTTGAAACTAGCCTGAGTAGCTCTAGACAAATCAGCTAATTAGCTATAGAATAGCTACTTCAAAAGTCTCATTGTGCACATGCTTCTTGACCACAAATAtaacttttttaaaaaaaatatatgaactcCAACTCCTAAAATTAATACTTTTACTGTCCTTCTTGCTTTCTAATGTAATTAAGAATTCTTCTAGCCAAAGGGCTCTCATTGAAGTGAATGATGTAAGTATTAACGTAACAATCTTAAACCTTACCATGATTCTAATTTAAATTGTCACAGAAGTAGTTTTCCCTGCTAAATATCATTCTTTCCTACAACTGTTTCTACAGAAATGTTCTAACAGTCCTCGCTCATGTTAACACTGACGCCAATGCATTTTCTGGCAGTTAAATTTTTTTTCAGTACTTAAATATCTTTCTTCCCTAATCGCATCTTCCACGATGTATATTACACACGCGCATGTCTGCGTGCATATTtttaaattagtttaaaaaccttCTCTGTTCTGCTGGCAGATTTGAAGTTCTGAAACATTGAAGTTTTCTATTTCACCCCCGTACCCCCACCCCCCAGCATTTGAGTCTGGGGGGGGGGaaactttttttttaagttttacaGAAGTGAGGCTAAAACTAATTTACCTTCTCATTCTTAGGTACAATGTTGCCTTTAGTGTAAGAAAAGCTACTGAACGCCTCACAGCCTTCGCTCACGTCCATTTTCGGGTAAGACTGTTCTGTGACAGTTTTAGAAGAATTTGTGCCGTTATACTGACCCTTGCTAATTAATTTTCATTTTTGCACAGGATGTCATAACAAACATAGGGGCAGGTTGGGATCCCTCAAACAACGAATTTGTGGCCCCTTACAATGGCGGATACTACTTTTCTTTCCATGCAGTCGGCGCCAGAATTGGAGACTTCACGTGAGTGTTAAACTTCCTATCTTTCTTTGTTTAATATTGCTCTTGGTATCTGATATGTCAAAATAAATAGTAAGCGGCATCCCTTCTTAATATAAAAGGTAGGGGGCGGATATCTCAATGCTAATTAAGAGCTCAAGACAGACTTGCCTTCATATTTCCCCTGAaatttgaattaaaaaaaaaaaaaaaaaaaaaaaaaaaaaatgcatgactACCTTTAACCCTATTTTTTAATTCAACTTAAACAGAATGGCTCTAGTGAAAAATGGTGTTTATCAAGTAACTGCCTACGGAACCCAGACGTCCTTGGAGCACGGGTCCAACTCGGTGTTCCTGGAGCTAAGGAGACAAGACAGAGTTTACCTGCAATTGCAGCAGGGTAGCATCTACGAACACCCCGCCAACGAAGCATATACAACATTCACTGGGTTTCTAGTGTTTAATTTATAATGTTAGATTTGTTTAATATACTGAATGATTACAAAATTTTCTATAGAACCATAGCCCTTTTTACACAACAGTAGCCACGGGAGAAAATAATTAAAACCAAAGGCCAGTTTGGTGTGGCTCTCCTTAAGACGGGTTATAGGTTGAACCCTCTTCAAGAGGGGACTCTTGTTCTAACGAATTAGaccctttggtctccttcctcagaccgaacctgaTTACCAGCCCCCCTAATCCTCTCCATCCTATTTTTGTCTTCCCCTTCAGGTTTATAACCTGAAGTACTTCCATCTAGCATcacggtttctaggtaggggcAAGTGTGCCGGGGTTCATCCTGTTCCGTGAGGTTCCTGGGGTGTGGTATACGTGGGTATGGAGTTGGGATTATCTGGAGGTGCCCTGCTTCCTTCCCAGATTTGAGAAGTGGGTGAGGTGTCCTGCAGGTGATACGtatatctccagaggctgcctgtctgTTCTGGAAGGTGGCAGCCTAAGAAGGTATGCTTTATGGCGAGTTTCCGACCGCCCTCTCGTCAGCAGAGGTGGCTCGGTTGGCCCAGCTTCGTTATTGGATCATTCTCCAGACttcccatacccctgtaccttctgctggtgatgcttcATCACCTGTTCAGGTGCAGAGGCTCTGCCCATTTCTGCTAGTGTCTACCTCTTGCAAGCCTTTAACTATGCGTCTGGCTACCCCATATACGGGGCAATGGTTTTCCGATCGCCCAACTACCTCGGG
This region includes:
- the LOC128692243 gene encoding cerebellin-1-like codes for the protein MVLSFFSSAMQVTKIIVALSVLAANADEIRDTTFNETDLPHFNETDLPHFNDTEADVQLDNDTNVEERQLFPPLLPIPSLQLPSYNVAFSVRKATERLTAFAHVHFRDVITNIGAGWDPSNNEFVAPYNGGYYFSFHAVGARIGDFTMALVKNGVYQVTAYGTQTSLEHGSNSVFLELRRQDRVYLQLQQGSIYEHPANEAYTTFTGFLVFNL